Sequence from the Bos indicus x Bos taurus breed Angus x Brahman F1 hybrid chromosome 16, Bos_hybrid_MaternalHap_v2.0, whole genome shotgun sequence genome:
AACCCTGCTGAGCTACCCCCTGGGCCCACAGACACCCCCCTCCCCGATATGCCCACACTGGGCCCTCCCCGCTCCAGGGCCCTCACCTggctccccaccctcctccctcagcCCTCCTGATTAACACCTGGACCCCATGTGGGACCCTCTGCCCCATGAATGAGCGTCACTTGTGTGAGCTGAGACAAATGATGAAAAATGTGATGAGCTGCTCAAAAAGTATTGGAAAATACAGCTGGCAGATAGAGATCTCCCCCGCAGTGCCAGGTCACAGAAACTCCGCAGCTTGTGGCTGCGTGGGAGGGCCCTTCCGGAGCCTTGGGGACCAGAGGGCAACGCAGGTCCCCACCCCCGGTATCAGTCTTGCCTCTTGTCACACACGACCCTCCCTCTGGTTTCCTGCTGCTGCAGGTGGCAGTCCCCTTTGCACAGACAGCTGCCCCCTGGTGCGTGCTGTGCTGGTCAGCTTCCAGAAGGGCCAATAGAGAGGACCTGGTTGGACAAGCATCATTTTCGGggatttatcatttttttcttaggcTCTTACCAGAATTGGGGTGACGCCAACAGTTAGGTACAGACGTAACTGTTCAGGCCTTTAAAATGAGCAGTGGCAGAAGGTCCAGAACTGCCCAGTTCTCCACTCCGCACCTTGCCCTGGGGTCCAGTAATTGCTCAAACCCTCCTCCAGTCTAGGAGCTGAGCTGTAACCTGGTGGTCCTCAGAGAGGGCCAGTCCTAGGGGCCTCACCTTGCCCTCTAGCAACCAGAGCCACAGCCCCCGCAGAGACCCTCCCTTTTCTTTAGGGCCCAGTTGTTTCTCTGAGGAGGGCCTTGCACATCCTGGGACTTGAGTCACAAATCCTGTCATTCTCAAACCAAGTTTCATGGGTCTGCCCTGGTCACCAGGTCATGGCCCTCAACATACCTATGGGTGCCACCAAAATCACACTCCTGGGACCCCCACTGCCCACCCTACAGCATTCCCAGGGATCTCTGCCCATTTCCCCTGTATCAAGCTTCCACTGGAGGGCTAAGCAATCTGGggaggcttcctgaaggaggCAGGGCCCCAGAAACTAAGGTGAAGAAACTAAGGTTCATAGAGACAAGGGACAGTCTCACGGTGAACTGCAGCCTGgacagcccctcctccccacatcAGGGTTGACTTGCTGTTTCTGGAGGCTGAGTTCTCAGCCTCAAGAGCTCAAGCGCTCCATCAGGGGCCAGCACATCCCCACGGGCTGATGGGATTCCTGTCGGGAGAGCTGGGTTGAAGTCTGCAGGGCAGTCAGGGCTGCAGCCTGGACAGCCCCTCCTCCCAACTCTGCAGGGTTCAGCCAATGACTGGTCTCTCCTTGCTAGCTCCTCCTCTCAGGTGTCAGCACAGCTGTAGCCTCCAGTGTGTGTGATGTCTGGAGCCTGGCCAGGCCCACTTGGCCAAGCTGAGGGGCGGGGGGAGACTTGTCCTAATCTCCCAAAGTGGGGGGCTTGTTCTAATCCTCAGAAAGCAGGGACTCGTTCTGATCCCTGGATGGGTTCTGAGGCTGCTCAGTGTTGGCAATCCAGGACTTCTGGGAGGTTGTGGGGTCCCTGGCCTGGAGACTTCAGAGGATGAGGGATTTCATCCCACCCGCTCTGGGTGTTGGAGGGGCCTCACAGCGCCCCCCTGGGGAAGCTGGAGGTAGAGAGGGGGTCAGCCAGGAGCCAAGGGGCACAGTGAGGAAGCAGTCCTTGTTGAGGGTTGTCCCACTCCCAATGACTCAGGGTGCTGTCTGCCACCCCGCATCCGGTGCCCACCCACACTCCAGTTCCTTCAGGCCTGGTGGCCTCAGGTTTTACATAGAAAACATTTCTGACCACCCCCCGCCCGCCCTCCTTGTGATGTGGCTGGGGATACGTGTGGTGTTTCCCCTGACAAGGCACACACATTTAGGTCACATTTAGTTCCCAGAAAAGAATTCCTGGGCCAAAGAGCATGATCACTTAGGAATCCCCCAAGGTCACCTTCACACATGGGTCTCCCAGGTGTCTTGTCCTCTGTGgtcagttgctctgcagcttaTGATGGGACCTGCTCTCTTGGGGTCCCTTTGGGACCCCTtgaattgtttttttctcttttggttgcacacaacttgtgggatcatattccctgatcagagattgaacactaaccctaaccctgcctaaggcagtgaaagcactgagtcctattaactggacttccagggaattcccatcccttgaattaaaaaaaaatattttttttttatagcagttTCAGGTTCTTAGCAAGTGAGGGGGAACATTCCCCCCATCAATACCCcctcttcagttgctcagttgtgtccgacttttgtgaccccgtggactgcagcacgcctggcttccctatccatcaccaactcctggagcttgctcaaactaatgtccatggttggtgatgccatccaactatctcatcctctgtcatccccttctccttccgtcagtctttcccagcattagtgtcttttccaatgaatcagctcttcacatcaggtggccaaagtactggagcttcagcttcagcatcagtccttccaatgaatattcagggttgatttcctttaggatggactggtttgatctccttgcagtccaagggactctaaagagtcttctccaacatcacagttcaaaagcatcaattcttcagtgctcagctttctttatggtccaactctcacatccatacgtgactactggaaaaaccgtagctttgggggctaagatggacctttgtcggcaaagtaatgtctctgctttttaatagactgtctaggtttgtcatagcttttctaacaAGGAGCAAgctgtatatagtcagcaaaaacaaaacggggagctgactgtggctcagatcatgaactccttattgcaaaattcaataaCCCTGAGGACAGTGCATTTGTTACAAAAGACAAACCTGCACTGACACTTCATCCTAAGCCAGAGCCGGTAGTTCACGTCCGGTGGCTCGTCCTGTGCTCTGGACAAACGTGTGATGTCGCGTCCTCGCCGCTGAAGTTTCCAGAGCAGTCTCACTGCCCCAAACCTCCGCCCACGCCTTGGATTTTGAGTCTCAGGGTCTCGGGGGTCCCGCATGGGAACAGTTCCTGGGGCCTGTCTGGGGCGTGGCCGAGGCGGAGCGGCCCGCGGGGCGGGATCTGGGCGTGTCCAGGAGGGCCCTGCTTCCTAAAACCGCGGGGCGCGCGGCCAGGGGGACGCCATGGGGGCGAGGGGCGCGCGAGTGGCCCTGTGCGGTGTTGCGCTGCTCTGCGCGCTGGGCCTGGGCCAGCGACCCCTCAGCGATCTGAGCTGCAGCCCTGGCCAAGTTCTGCATGGGACGGGGACAGACGCACGCTGCTGCCGCTGCGCCCCAGGTAAGGCAGGCGGGAGCCCGTGCGCGGAGGGCGGCAGCGCGGCGAGCCTCCCCGTGCTCAGGGCAAGCTTTCTGGGTCCAAAGCCCTGATCCCAGCGCAACCCGGCGGAGGCAGAAGTGGCTTGGGGATTGGGGAttaggggttggggggtggtggccgggaggtggggcagggggtgtgggAACCTTCCCCAAGACAGGTCAGGGGTCCCAGTGTAGAGGAGGGCTGTCCCTCTTCCTTCTGAGTGGGTAGTGAGCCCTTGGCCATCACTCAGGCTGTTTGGGGTTGCACCCCTCTTTCTGCCAGCTCCCTGCCTCGGACCTGCATATCTGGGTGGGAGAAAAGTGGAATGGGTCAGTTTGGGGACAAATATCCCCCGGAAAACACCCAGGGTGTCACCCTGCCAGGATCTGGGGGGTGGTAAGGGGCTCTTAGAGTTTAGGTCTCAGTGTCATGGACACTGTAGACAGCAGTCGGGGAGGGATGGGCAAGCTGCCTGGAGGGTCCTGGCAGCTGAGGGCCATGCAGGATGGAGAGGGGGCAGGGAGTAGATCTCCCAGGCGACCCCTTTGTCTGTCGGGATGGCTCCGGGTCACACTGAGTCATGGTTACCCTGGGTGAGAGCAGCTTCAGGGCAATGGGGGATGCAGCCAGGCCAGGTGGGTGAAGGAGCTGGGTGCCCAGGAAGGCGGGGCACAGCTGGACCAAGCCAGGGTCCTGCCTCCCAGACAGTACTCTGCCCAGCTGAGGTagcccttccctgccccccaTTTCCCTGGGGACTAAGAGGGGGTGCCCCGGGGAGGGGGCTCCCCCCAGCTGCTGAGAGAGCTGTTTGTTCCCTGCCCAGATGAGGGGACCTGTCCTGAGCCGGACTGCCAGTGTATCCAGCCCGAGTTCCACTGTGGAGACCCACAGTGTAAGAGCTGCAAGTACTACTCCTGTCCACCTGGCCAGGGAGTGCAGCCTGAGGGTAAGTGGTTGGTGGGGGTGGCCCGTGCAGGCCAGGGGCATTAACAGGGCCCAGCCAGAGCTCGTAGCAGCTGGTGTGGAAGAAAGCTTGCAAGTAGGGGTTCGGACACCCTCTGGGCAGATGGGCACCAGTGTGGGGTCCTATGAAACCCTGGCAGGCAGGCAGTTCTCTTGTTCTGGCATCTCAGCCCTTGCTGGAGGCACAGCGCCCACTGTGTGCGTGGTTCTCTTGGCCTAGGTGTCTTTGTCCAGAAATGATGCCCTTAGGGCTGGTTGTGAGGAACAGAGGGGTGTCCAGGACTGTCTGGCCCTTAGGCCCTGGCTCAGACTATGTCCAGGTCTATACCCACCCTGACCTTCCAGGCGGAGCCCAGTCTGGAGTTCAGCCCCTTGTCTGGAAAGAGCCTCTCATCCTCTTAGGGAGCTCTTTACCTGGGGGGGCGGGGCCTGTCTGAGCACgtgggggctggggagtgagGGCAGCAGGGGCCTGTGTGAGGTtttgggggcaggggagcctAGGGGTGACTGGGGCACAGCCTTACCCCAATCTCCAGGGCCCTCACCAGCCTCCTGCTCCCCAGCCTCCTGGAGCAAGTGAAGGCCCAGCCTGGCTCTTGCCAGGCTtcaaccccacccccagctccgcTCCATCATTTGCAAGCagatccctcccctcccccatatcCCTTCAGGGACCCTCCACTCAGCCCTGAGTCACAGCCTGCCCTGGAAAGGGGCACACTGGGGACCTGATTTATCCCAGGCCCACGTCCTGTGGGCACCAGAGGTTCCTGTCAAATGGATAAGGTCAGGGTGGTGGAGTCCTGCTGGGGACCTGGACCCCAGCAGGATCCCACCCCAGCCACCCCTGCAGCCAttgtatgtctgtctgtctccaggCAACTTCAAATTCGGCTTTGAGTGTGTTGACTGTGCCGTGGGGACCTTCTCTAGGGGCCATGAGGGCCGCTGCAAACCTTGGGCAGAGTGAGTGCTGGTGGGGCCTTCTGGTGGCGGGGCGGTCCAGGCAGGCTTGAAGGCGGGGCCTCTGCTGTCATTTCTGGTGCAGTGACCCCCCAACAGCTCAGAGGACTGCAGCAGTGCGGAGGAGTGCTCGGGTCGCTGAGGGCTGACCGAGGGCTCTGTCCGTGTGTCCCAGCTGCGTCCAGCTTGGGTTTCCCACCCTGTTTCCCGGAAACAAGACGCACAATGCTGTGTGCAGCCTGGGGCTGCCGCCCACTGAACCACCCAGCCCAGTGACCATCGTCATCCTCTCTCTGGCTGCCTGCATCCTGGCCCTGACCGTGACCCAGCTAAGCCTGCACATCTGGCAGCTGAGGAGGCAAAGAATGTGGCCCCCAGGTCAGTTGTGCCTTAGGGAGGGGGGgtcccctgcctgcctgcctgctgatTGCAGCCCCTCTGCAGAGACCCAGCTCCTGGAggccccgccacccccacctgAGGATGCCTGCAGTTGCCAGTTCCCTGAGGAGGAGCGGGGTGAGCGGCTGTCAGAGAACAAGGGCCGCCAGGAGGACCTGTGGGTGTGAAGTGCAAAGGGTCCGTGCCAGGCCCTCCCTGGAGCTGGCCCAGGCTGGCCCTCAGGAGCAAGGGCTCTGGGCCCCATGGTGGGGCCCCAGCTCTGGGCCCGGCCCTGCTCCCCTCAATGGTGGAAGCAGGTGGGGGATGGTGACCATGACCAGTGCCCTGGATCATGTCGAAGAGGCAGCAGCTGTGGCTGGACCCCGTGGAAGACACAGACGCACAGGGGCTGCCTCCCTCTCTTGCTGTCCCACTGGGGCCGCATCTGTGGGCCCCTGGTTCCCAGGACCGGAGGCTAAGGACCTGGCTACAGGCAGCACTCAATAAACGCTTGTCCAGTGACCTAAGTGGATGTGTGCTGGGGGAGAAGGGACCGGTTCTGGATTCTCCCCCGACCAATGCTCATAGTCCCTTCCTAGccgaggtgggagtgggggtggggctgaagTGGGACCATTACAGTCCTCAGCACAAGCCCTCAGCTGGGACCACAGGGGAGGCATGTTCTGCTGGACCCCTGCCCTCTGTGCCTCTTGGCTGCCCTGTCCAAACCCATTCTCCGGTGGTTGGCCAGGCAGTTGCTCAGGCAGCCGGGTCCTTGGTGTGTGTCTGGTCTCTGTGCCGTGAGTGCTCCAGACTCTGGTTCTGGGCTGGCTGTATGTCCTGCTGGTCCCTGTGGGGTACCTGCCCTTGGGTCATTGGGCCCCAATCTGGGGCAAGGTAAGTTTCCGCCCACACTTCCTGGTGGATGTGGGCAGCCTCAGAGTAGCCTGGTTCTAGCCCTCTGTCCAAGCCCTCCTGTTGGCCTCTACCACCTCACAGGGCCCTCGCTCCTGGGGCACTGTCCTGGGGTTTTGCCCAATAGAGAAGAGCAGTGTTTTTCAGCCTCTTGACAGCACAACCCCTGGGGAGTCTGATAAGGTCTCCTTGGCACCCAGGGCGTGGCTGGCGGGCCAGTGGAGACAGGTCTTGGCAGCAGCTCTCTCCAGCTGTCAGTACACCTGGCCCCCCTGCTGTCTGTGGCCCCAAGTGTTCTAGCACCATCCCCCTCTCCCCTGCTCACtgtgccctccccacccacctgcaTGCTGCCCATGAGAGCCCCTTGATTCACTGGTCCCCAACCCCACCTAGTTCCAGCGGGGCAGGTGGGCCCAGCTCAGAGCAGGaagtggaggggagaggggctctgCACCCTGCATTCCATCCCTTGTGGGGCACAGCCCGCTTCTGCCTGGAAGGAGGGGCGTGGCCTGCTCGTGACTATTCACACAGGGAGAACAGCCCCCTCAGCCGCTTCTCTCTGCCTGCCCCTCGGGTCCTAGCTCTGGGGGCCCAGGGAGCCAACCAGCTGCCACACCCTTAggctcctcctctgcccccaagCCAGATCTCCTGTCCCTCGCCAACCCTCGCCCACCTGCCTCCAGGAGGGCCCTCCTCATCGCCGTCACCTGGGTCCCTTGACTGCCCCTCCCCAACCTGTGGGGAAGGGGTCCCCACCCTGGCTCAGCCCCCTGCTGAGGCCAGGAGTCAGGTCCTAGACAGCCTCGCGGGCGGGGAGCGTGTTCCGCTGACTCAGTGCGGAAAGTCCTCGCAGGCGGCTGGTGTGGGAGGAGTGCCCGGAAAGTCAGCCCGTGGGCGGTGGGGTGACGCCAGGTAAGGTGACGTGGAGCAAGCGGGGGATTCCTGCTCCGCAGCGGGCAGGGGACAGGGGGACTTGCCCGGCCCAGCTTTTGGGGGGGTGGGCAGTGAGGACGACTCAGGGACCCCCTGCCACCGGACCGGGCCCTCCCTCCAtgctcctctcctccctgcagaGCACCTCTGCCCCACCAGGCCTGCCCACTACTGGTCACCCCAGCTCCCTCTGCTCACTCCCTGTTCTCCCCACTCCTGGACTCATGTTCCTCCCTGGCAGCCTCCTGGGAGCTGATAGCAAGCTAGACCTGAGCTGAACTGAGGCGCCCCAGCTGAAATCCCACAGAGCAGGAAGGGGCATGGAGGGGCTAGGttgagaggaggcaggaggctcAGGTGGGTTGTCTAGGGCCGGGTGTGCACGGGCTCCCACCAATCAGAGCCCAGTCACTTTCTCAAGGGAAGCCTGAGCAAGTCCAAGTTGGGAGGAGGGAGGCCCTGGGTGGGCCTGGGATGCAGAGCTCAGGGCAGTGGGAGgcacaggagactcaagagtgCTGATATGTGGGGAATGGAGGGGGCTGGTGTGTTGAGGGGTTCCCACCCTCTCCCGCTCAGCCCAGTGTGCTGGGATGGGCACAGGTATAGGTCACGAAGCCCAAGAATGACCCGAAGATGAGATTCTGCCCAGGCCAGCTCCAGCCCCTTGCTGCTCCCCCGGGGAAATCAACCCCAACCAGAGAGGCTCTCCAGCTGCTtagctcctccccctcctcctccccgtcAGGCTCCACGGTGTGTGTTCAGTCTGATAAGGGCCCAGAGGCCATCCTCTGTTCCCAGAAGTGCTTCCGGCCACAGCAGCGTCCCACCCTCGCCTTGCTTGAAAAGGCCCCTGACCCCGGCTTCACTGAGATCTGGACTCAGCCAGTGTGGGACACCCTCCCAAGCGGACAGACACGCCCATAGTGGGCATAGGAAGGGAACTCTTCCTAGACAGCTCCGGATGTCTGCCCTCCCCTGGCCCCAGTCCTCAGGGGGCTGTCCAAAGGCAGGtggcccctgcctgccccctcACCAATCAGATAGGTCCATGGTGCTAAGTCTGGCCATTCAAGGGCCCTGACCAGGAATCCAGGCCATCATTCCCCCCAATCCCCACCATGGTTTCAGCACCATGGCCACTTCTCTGCAACTGGGCTGAGCTCTGGCTCTGCAGTGGTTTTCAGGGCCCCAAACCCCCACTTCCCAATAAGAAGTGGCCATGCCCTGTGGAGAGGTCTTTCCAGAGACACTGATTTGGGCCATGGCTGTTCTGACCCCTCTATTTGGAGACACGTGGCAGGGAAGAGGGTTTGAGGGGGGCTCCTCTGAGTCCTGTGGGCTCTTTAATGGAAACAGACTCCTGACTGCCAGGGACTGCAGGATCCAGATGGGGGGCAAGCGTGCGGCCATCACCTCTGGGGATGAATGAGCAGCAGGACTACCTCATTTATTGTTACCCAGGTTCTCCGGGTACCAGGGGCCCAAGAGCTGCGGACAGTCCAGGGTTTGGGGTTGCCCAGGGATGTGGGCCCAGTCAGGATGTGCATGTCTCACCCCACCATGGTCCCTGGGGGCCACTGCACCTACTCAGGGCCCAGGGACAATGGAGGCCTCAGACCAGCTTCCCCTCGAGCGTCGGGTCACCTCTGCAGATACTGCCTTGACTGGCTGGGGATCAGTCTTGCTGGAGGAGAGCTGGAGCATCGAGGGGCAGCACTGTTCTACCATGGGCCAAGTCATGAGCCCCAGGACAGCGTGGGCGAAGGCTCTGTGGGCAGGATGTGAGGAAGGGGCAGGAGAGGCCTGGAGGCTGAGACATGGAGTGTAGAGGCCCCTCAGGGGCGACCAGGGGCTGAGCCTGAGGTGACATGGCTGTGCAGTGACCTTCACCC
This genomic interval carries:
- the TNFRSF18 gene encoding tumor necrosis factor receptor superfamily member 18 isoform X1; its protein translation is MGARGARVALCGVALLCALGLGQRPLSDLSCSPGQVLHGTGTDARCCRCAPDEGTCPEPDCQCIQPEFHCGDPQCKSCKYYSCPPGQGVQPEGNFKFGFECVDCAVGTFSRGHEGRCKPWADCVQLGFPTLFPGNKTHNAVCSLGLPPTEPPSPVTIVILSLAACILALTVTQLSLHIWQLRRQRMWPPGQLCLREGGSPACLPADCSPSAETQLLEAPPPPPEDACSCQFPEEERGERLSENKGRQEDLWV
- the TNFRSF18 gene encoding tumor necrosis factor receptor superfamily member 18 isoform X2, coding for MGARGARVALCGVALLCALGLGQRPLSDLSCSPGQVLHGTGTDARCCRCAPDEGTCPEPDCQCIQPEFHCGDPQCKSCKYYSCPPGQGVQPEGNFKFGFECVDCAVGTFSRGHEGRCKPWADCVQLGFPTLFPGNKTHNAVCSLGLPPTEPPSPVTIVILSLAACILALTVTQLSLHIWQLRRQRMWPPETQLLEAPPPPPEDACSCQFPEEERGERLSENKGRQEDLWV